The Hevea brasiliensis isolate MT/VB/25A 57/8 chromosome 9, ASM3005281v1, whole genome shotgun sequence nucleotide sequence tccgggtcgacaccggtcactggaacaatgaaatataccaggctataccaataggggtgttacaaaaatactTGTGGTTTGGTGGTAAAAATCAGTGATAGATGAAGAAATTTTATTAAAACATCAtatgaaaataaatataatatctcctcttaaaaataaaatatataatctcctcttaaaaataaaattaaaaaacctTAAAATCTTTTATAGAAAATAAAAGCCTTTTaagctattaaaaaaataaattataatttaattcttgaaatttgaTAAAACCTATTTTTTAATCTTTTCATTTTTAAAACTAAGCAATTTAGTTTTTAAGATTTGATAAAACCTACAAGTTAGTCTCACTGTTAAAATTTCGATAAATTACcattaattttagtaaaaataatcaaattacctttatttttatttttatttttaacatgaaaataatttagtatctaaaattttatttttttaataatttagtttatgagattttgttttattaacaatttagtccctatatttttaaaatatgagtcccattaaaataaaaattttttaaatttaaattattaaattaattactttaaggtcCTTAAAAATTTTGGTCGATTACAAAATcatctatttattttataaatggaTTCTTAAATAATATAACTATTTATATATAAGCctttataattttgtaaaattctctttatatcattattattttaataatatataaataattatatatatttatcaatttataatatttttatatattatattatattgctatatatatatatatatatatatatatatatatatatatatgaatgcaaattattattaaaataaaatttcaagaactaaattatttttagattgaaaatagagtcaaaaatattttaatatttttgttaaATTTAATAGAGAATTAACCGTAATTCTAATGTTAGGGACTAATTTATAAGTTTATTAAAATGTCAATGACTAAATTGCTTAATTTTAAAACTAAAAGGATTAAATTATATGTTTAACTAAATCTCAGGgaataaattactaataaaataaaattttagaaagtAACTTATTTTTTGATTGAAAATAGAGATAAAAACATTTTGGTCTTTTGCTATAATTAACGGTAATTTAACTGAAATTCTAACAATAAAGATTAAGTTAtagattttatcaaattttatgaattaaattGGTTACTTTTGAAAATACAAAAACTAAATTAtagattttgtaaaattttagagattaaattataatttatcttatAAAAAATCATGACTACaattttttctaaaaattaataaaaatttctattttttattttttatttttatttttaaaaactaCCATGGTCCTCATTTGAAGCCTCTGGCGCTCATTGCCTCCCTTAGCCTCCCAGTGTTGTCCATCCCTGGCAGGAGTGCTCCTCATCTAGTTTTACATTATTTTACATTTGTTTCTTTTTataggcatttttaaaattttcttataaaaatatttaattttaaaattactctTTGCATCATAAGTTATTGTTATATGAtagaaatatattaattattttatttgatatttaaaattacttttaagattttaaaatattttgttatACATGTGATCGATTAcaacttttaattattaatactTGTCAGCTTAATAATTATGAACAATAAGTTAATTAGAACATCTGATTATATATAACTTAGAATGaaagaaacaaaaataattttattattttaacacATATAAATATAATCAGTGATGAAGGCAAAAATTTAAATTAGGggtctaattttttttatcaaatagagtccaattaaaatatataatttataaaaataatatatatgaaataaataaaagttgATAATAAAATTTGTTTAGACAAAACTGACTtgttaaaaattaattgaaattgttgttagtttaaaaatataatatgtgtttaatattataaatttttgaacttaaaatatattgatgggttaaaattaaaaaatagtatGATAAAATTTTAGTAAGGAGAGATtccaataataataatgaaattatgaaGAGAAACtcactaaatttttttaaattgatgaaaaaaatatgaaaaatttgaTAATATTgtccaataatttaaatttcagagAATAAAAGTTGGTGTTTGTGTGTTTGTTGAAAGAGTAAGatgatataatataattgatGTAGAATAAAATACCAAGAGGCAATGgtgtttatgaattttttttcttttaacaaaAATATTTGTGTTTcactattaatattattttttcaatAACACAACAAAGGATTTAgagatttttttattatataaaattgctAATAAACTActaaaaggttttaaaataatgGGCCAATGCTCCATCAAAATCTAgtaaaaaatagtaaaaaatacTTTTTTTTGTAAAACTACTGCACtcctaacaaaattttaaaattccaaGGAGTTTAGTGCCCATCAAAATTTAGTAGGTAACATCACACACTTAAAAATTGTTAAAATCTCAGGGGCTCAATGCCCCCTTAGCCCATAAATAACTACGTCCctgaatataatataataaaataatatatatatatatatatatatatatatatatatatatatattaaatatttaatttttttaagagaAGTATTTTTACTCTTTGCAGTTTATACATATTTAACACCATTGCAAGTTGTtttcatatataatttaattagttattaagaatatataattgagaattagaattatattatataattaaactttGACCTTAAATGAAAGAGGAAAATAGTGGTTGCCAACCAAAACCTTAACTTTTAAATGTTCAAGTTCATGACAGATAAAGTAAAAGTAATAGTTGGATATCTTAGTGTTAAATAAAGGTTTAAAGtttagaaagaaagagagagagagaggagtagAGGGATGGGGAGAGAGAAATAGACTTGAACATTAAACTTTTTAAAAGTTCAAAAGCTTAGAAAGAGAGaaaagtaatattaatatttaggtAGTTTAGTGGTAAATTTAAACCTTAAGCATTTTAAGAGAGAAAGATGAAGTCATAATAATAGTTGTACATATTAGTGTTAGATTTGAAATGTAATCATTTTAAATGTTCAAAATTTAGAGAGAATAGGAAGAGAAGGAGGAGAGAGAGTTCATGTTTCAAACTATACCAACTCCAAAACTATGTagttttgttttatttaattatttaatatgtataaaatagtttaaaatattttttttatatttattgtttaatattttcaatttatttgtcatataaaaaattaacttgatttttataaaatattaaatttaaattataaataattgtattttataaatacaatttttacttggattatatcataatttcaaataataataaattatataataatatattacttTTATATTGAGAGCATATATTTATCGTATAATGTTGTCatatatttttatttctcatataaaaattagcttaatttttataaaaacatcaatttaaaacataaataactatattttttaaatatatatattgattatatccaaattttaattaatatattatttttaaaacaatCATAAAAaggtaaatatatttataatattataaaataaaataatcaatataaatatttttataaataaatcagTTTATGAGTTTATAAATAAATCATTTTACAAGTATATCTAACGAGTTAACttgtaaatttattcaataaCCTGCAGAGCAAAGGGAAAGggatatgtatatattatttaatttcttttaaaattttttgttgttttattttaatatgaaatgtttgattttttttttctcataatatattaaataaacttTTATGACATTGGCACTGTAAAAAAAATTcagtttaattatattttttgtggtatttttttcaaatatataACATTGATTTCTTCAAAATAGATATGCAATGggtataattaattatttcttagattaattttatatataacatTAATTCAGTGTTGGAgctgaaaatttttatttactgAATCATTTATTTAATTGGTCAATTTTAAATAtgtgtaaataattataattatgtattaaaattttaatcacaattgaaatttaaaatatttgtaaataaaaaaatcaatttcaaaaaaCAAATTGTTttagaatttaaatataataaaatatttttatgtatatctcaaatttttatatattatttaatatcttaaaaaaattgtttaaataaaattgtcattttaaaaaaataaattatatattttaactctttttatatatattaatttaaaatataaaattgattaattttatttataattaattttaataaaagatttttaaaaattatttaaaatattgtatatatatttataaaaatcttTTTATAAAATTGAGTGAATTAATTaacaaagataaaataattttctatCTTAGTTCATGGTGAGCTGATTTATGCGTTTAATaagtaaaatattataaatattaaactcAATTTATTCACTAAACGAATTTATATCAAATCCGACTCGTTTAATAAATCAATCAAATCAAactgaatttttataaaattcgaATTTCTAGCATCTTACACTTTTACGTCACTTTTATGAGCACCTATAATCGAGACCCAATCAGAAATCATGAAAAGTCGACACCTGTCTTCAATTCACTCCAAAACTTTATTTACTCTTTTAATCCAATGGCCGATACATCTGTATGATCTCAAAACATCTCATATCAACGCCCACCATCACCCACCACACTTATCACAAATTTCACCGCACCAAAAGGGCCCCACCTCCTATGACATAGTTTTGTATAGGGAAgggatataaaataaatttattttaataataagtttgtaaaaattaaaaataaaataattataaaaaagctCACGTGATGACCCCACATTTCAGCCCTCATCCACGTCATCAATCCACCACCCGCCCCATGCCCACTGCTTATACTACCACACTGGCTTCTCGCTCGCCGTTATTCTTTTTTCCACCCGCCGGCCACCAACCTACATAAccgctcctctctctctctctctctctctctctctctccatctctTCATTCATTTCTCTCGTTCGCTTTCTGTTACTGAAAGGACCATGGAATGTAGCCGTTGATATCATTGCAAGTACCATAAATAGCACCCACCAAATCCTTTCCCCATTTCTGACTCCCCCCTCTGTGTGATAATTTTGGTATGGAAAGTCTTCGAGAGAATCATAGCACCGCTCACCTCGCTTTTTAAATCAGCACTGTTTAAGTTCATGCTACTTTAACCAGCAGGCCCAGCACCGTCTCTTCAAAGAAATCATACCCTGTACGTTTTCACCTCTCTCCATGTCTAACCTCATGAGTTGAATGATTTCCTGTCACCAAATTTCCATTTTTTGCCTTTTCTATTACCTTATCGGATCTGTAGCTAAATGGGCTTTTGAGTTTGTTTCTTAGAAATCACACAGTGTTTTGGGGCATCCCAAGTTGAGCCAAAAAGAAGGGGAGGGGTGTGGAGGTTAAAGCAAAGAACAAAAAGAAGACTTGAATTCTGCTGTCGACAAGAATTTGAAATTGTTGTAAGCTCACTTTTTGACCAAATCCCATTTTTCAAAGCCTGTAAAGGCTCATTCTTTAATGTTTACAATAAACCAGAGTCATCTCTTCTTTTATCGACAATAATCTTGGAATCTGGCTTTGgctcttttcctcttttcttcacATTCTCTGaatttttagttttaaattaTACAGTTTTCTATTATTTTAATTCAGTTATTAgcttattgttatttttttttttatcttggcCAAAAACCATATTACCATTTTGCaggaaagaaaacaaaaagaaagaaaTCACGAAAAGAAAACTCGGCGGAAACAGCTCGTTTTTGGCTTCGAGTTTTAGCTTCAATGGAAGCTAAGCACATTTTCTCTTCCATTTTCTTTGTGGGTTTGGCTTTATGTCTCGCAGATGGGGACCCTGTAGAGGACAGGCGAGCTTTGCTTGATTTTGTCAGCAACTTGCCTCACTCTCGCCCGCTCAACTGGAACCAGAGCTCACCAGTTTGCAATTACTGGACTGGAGTCACTTGCAGTAAAGATGAGTCTCGTGTAATAGCTGTTAGATTGCCTGGTGTTGGATTTCAGGGTCCTATTCCGCCAAACACTCTTGGTCGTCTCTCGGCGTTGCAGATTTTGAGCCTTAGATCCAATCTTATTAGTGGCCATTTTCCTTATGATTTCTATAATCTGAAGAATTTGTCTTTCCTTTATCTTCAATACAACAACCTATCTGGGCCACTGCCAACTGATTTCTCTGTTTGGAATAATCTTACTATTGTTAATCTGTCCAACAATAGATTTAATGGGAGTATTCCACGTTCCCTTTCCAACTTGACTCATCTTGCGGCTTTGAATCTCGCAAACAATTCACTTTCTGGTGAGGTCCCTGAATTTATTTTGTCCAGTTTGCAACAGATAAACTTGTCTAACAATAATCTTACTGGCAGTGTACCTAAGTCACTTAGAAGATTCCCTAACTCTGTGTTTTCTGGCAACAATATTTCATTTGAAAGTTATGCTCCTCGTGTTTCGCCTGTTCTTGTTCCTACTGCGGTGCCTAATCCGAAATCTAAGAATTCTAGGGGGCTTGGTGAAACAGCACTTTTGGTGATTATAATTGCTGCATGTGTTTTGGGTTTAGTGGCATTTGCTTTCTTGATAATTGTTTGTTGCTCAAGAAAGAAGGGTGGGGATGAGTGCTCAGGCAAGTTGCAAAAGGGAGAAATGTCACCAGAGAAAGTGGTTTCAAGGACTCAGGATGCTAATAATAGATTGGTTTTCTTTGAGGGATGTAACTATGCTTTTGATCTGGAGGATTTATTGAGGGCGTCAGCAGAGGTACTGGGAAAGGGTACATTTGGTATTGCATATAAAGCAATACTGGAGGATGCAACCACAGTGGTGGTGAAGAGGTTGAAGGAAGTAAGCGTCGGGAAGCGGGATTTTGAGCAGCAGATGGAGGTTGTTGGAAGTATAAAGCATGAGAATGTGGTTGAGCTGAGGGCTTACTACTATTCCAAAGATGAGAAGCTGATGGTGTATGATTATTACAGTCAGGGCAGTGTTTCTTCTATGCTACATGGTATGTTTCGTTCTCCAATATTTATCGTTTGTATGCTTGAAATGTTTTTACAGTTGCAATTTCATTAAAATTGCTGGCGATTGCAACTTTCCTTTTGGGATCTAATACTGGTGATCATTGAGAACTCTGTTTTCACTAAACTTGAGGAAATTCCTTAAACAAATGGGTCAATACAAAAGCATATCTTGTAGATAATTTCAAATAATGTTATGCCATTAGACATACATTTACCAAATATATTATTACATCCTTGTTGAAACATGGCCATTACTATAGTCCATGATAGTCAACATCTTTCACTATTTTTAAGTAGACTTGGTTTCATGAATGCATGAGAATGTGCCCTGGCCTTGCTAGGTGCAGATAGGGGTAagcattcggttcgaaccgaaccgaattgaattaaatcataaaaattgaattacatGTTTTAGAAATCGAGCCGAagctaaataaatgaaaaatcgaatcgaactgaaccg carries:
- the LOC110638566 gene encoding probable inactive receptor kinase At4g23740 — its product is MEAKHIFSSIFFVGLALCLADGDPVEDRRALLDFVSNLPHSRPLNWNQSSPVCNYWTGVTCSKDESRVIAVRLPGVGFQGPIPPNTLGRLSALQILSLRSNLISGHFPYDFYNLKNLSFLYLQYNNLSGPLPTDFSVWNNLTIVNLSNNRFNGSIPRSLSNLTHLAALNLANNSLSGEVPEFILSSLQQINLSNNNLTGSVPKSLRRFPNSVFSGNNISFESYAPRVSPVLVPTAVPNPKSKNSRGLGETALLVIIIAACVLGLVAFAFLIIVCCSRKKGGDECSGKLQKGEMSPEKVVSRTQDANNRLVFFEGCNYAFDLEDLLRASAEVLGKGTFGIAYKAILEDATTVVVKRLKEVSVGKRDFEQQMEVVGSIKHENVVELRAYYYSKDEKLMVYDYYSQGSVSSMLHGKRGGERISLDWDTRMKIALGAARGIARIHAENGGKFVHGNIKSSNIFLNSRQYGCVSDLGLSTITSSLSPPISRAAGYRAPEVTDTRKAAQPSDVYSFGVVLLELLTGKSPIHTTGGDEIIHLVRWVHSVVREEWTAEVFDVELMRYPNIEEEMVEMLQIALSCVVRMPDQRPKMPEVVKMIENVRQGDTDNRPSSENRSESSTPPPPVTQRES